A single Pantoea rwandensis DNA region contains:
- the aat gene encoding leucyl/phenylalanyl-tRNA--protein transferase encodes MRLVQLSRDSLNFPPPEMALREPNGLLAMGGDLSPARLMNAYQRGIFPWFSPGDPILWWSPDPRAVMLPESFHLSRSMARFHRRSPFRVTMNHAFPQVLEGCASGRQEGTWITFEVKRAWLRLYELGHAHSIEVWSDNRLVGGMYGLALGQIFCGESMFSRQENASKTALWVFSQHFLAHQGRLIDCQVLNPHTASLGAVEIPRVDYLQYVQTLAWQPVLSGCWQTQTLF; translated from the coding sequence CGGAGATGGCGCTGCGCGAGCCGAATGGATTATTGGCGATGGGCGGCGACCTCTCCCCTGCCCGACTGATGAACGCCTATCAGCGCGGCATTTTCCCCTGGTTTTCACCCGGCGATCCGATTCTATGGTGGTCGCCCGATCCGCGTGCCGTGATGCTTCCGGAATCTTTTCATCTCAGCCGCAGCATGGCGCGTTTTCACCGCCGTTCACCTTTTCGCGTCACCATGAATCATGCCTTCCCGCAGGTACTGGAAGGCTGTGCCAGCGGCAGACAAGAAGGCACCTGGATCACCTTTGAAGTGAAACGTGCGTGGCTACGCTTGTATGAACTGGGTCACGCGCATTCGATTGAGGTCTGGAGTGATAATCGACTGGTGGGCGGCATGTATGGCCTGGCACTTGGGCAGATCTTTTGTGGTGAGTCGATGTTCAGCCGCCAGGAAAATGCCTCAAAAACCGCGCTATGGGTTTTCTCTCAGCATTTCCTCGCTCATCAGGGACGCTTGATTGATTGCCAGGTGCTTAACCCACATACGGCTTCGTTGGGCGCCGTTGAAATCCCGCGTGTTGATTATTTACAGTACGTGCAAACACTGGCGTGGCAGCCTGTTTTAAGCGGTTGCTGGCAAACACAAACCCTTTTTTGA
- the infA gene encoding translation initiation factor IF-1, with translation MAKEDNIEMQGTVLDTLPNTMFRVELENGHVVTAHISGKMRKNYIRILTGDKVTVELTPYDLSKGRIVFRSR, from the coding sequence ATGGCCAAAGAAGACAATATTGAAATGCAAGGTACCGTACTGGATACGTTACCTAACACCATGTTCCGCGTAGAACTTGAAAACGGGCACGTGGTTACCGCTCATATCTCCGGTAAAATGCGCAAAAACTACATCCGCATCCTGACGGGCGACAAAGTGACTGTCGAGTTGACCCCGTACGACCTGAGCAAAGGCCGCATTGTCTTCCGTAGTCGCTAA
- the clpA gene encoding ATP-dependent Clp protease ATP-binding subunit ClpA, with product MLNQELELSLNMAFARAREHRHEFMTVEHLLLALLSNPSAREALEACTVDIVALRQELEAFIEQTTPVLPASEEERDTQPTLSFQRVLQRAVFHVQSSGRSEVAGANVLVAIFSEQESQAAYLLRKHEVSRLDVVNFISHGTRKDEPGQPQNNAENPVNEEQAGGEERMENFTTNLNQLARVGGIDPLIGRDKELERAIQVLCRRRKNNPLLVGESGVGKTAIAEGLAWRIVQGDVPEVMKDCTIYSLDIGSLLAGTKYRGDFEKRFKALLKQLEQDTSSILFIDEIHTIIGAGAASGGQVDAANLIKPLLSSGKIRVMGSTTYQEFSNIFEKDRALARRFQKIDITEPSVEETVQILNGLKPKYEAHHDVRYTAKAVRAAVELAVKYINDRHLPDKAIDVIDEAGARARLVPVSKRKKTVNVSDIESVVARIARIPEQSVSATDRDTLKNLGDRLKMLVFGQDNAIEALTEAIKMSRAGLGQDRKPVGSFLFAGPTGVGKTEVTVQLAKALGIELLRFDMSEYMERHTVSRLIGAPPGYVGFDQGGLLTDAVIKHPHAVVLLDEIEKAHPDVFNLLLQVMDNGMLTDNNGRKADFRNVVLVMTTNAGVRETERKSIGLIQQDNSTDAMEEIKKIFTPEFRNRLDNIIWFRHLDTAVIHQVVDKFIVELQAQLDAKGVSLEVSDDARDWLADKGYDKAMGARPMARAVQENLKKPLANELLFGSLVDGGSVSVALDKEKNQLTYHFLSAEKRKTEGTVH from the coding sequence ATGCTCAATCAAGAACTGGAACTCAGTTTAAACATGGCTTTCGCCAGAGCGCGCGAGCACCGTCATGAGTTTATGACCGTCGAGCATCTGTTGCTGGCATTGCTCAGTAACCCGTCGGCCAGAGAGGCACTGGAAGCCTGTACGGTGGATATCGTGGCTCTGCGTCAGGAACTCGAAGCCTTCATCGAACAAACCACACCGGTGCTGCCAGCCAGTGAAGAGGAGCGCGATACACAACCGACGCTCAGCTTCCAGCGCGTGTTGCAACGTGCGGTGTTCCATGTCCAGTCATCCGGTCGCAGCGAAGTTGCAGGCGCGAACGTGCTGGTCGCCATTTTCAGCGAGCAGGAGTCACAAGCGGCTTACCTGCTGCGCAAACACGAAGTCAGCCGCCTCGATGTGGTGAACTTCATCTCCCATGGTACGCGTAAAGATGAGCCGGGCCAGCCGCAAAATAATGCGGAGAATCCGGTTAACGAAGAGCAAGCAGGCGGGGAGGAACGTATGGAAAACTTCACCACCAATCTTAATCAGCTTGCTCGTGTCGGCGGAATCGATCCGCTGATCGGCCGCGATAAAGAGCTGGAGCGTGCCATTCAGGTATTGTGCCGTCGACGTAAGAATAACCCGCTGCTGGTGGGTGAATCTGGCGTGGGTAAAACCGCCATTGCGGAAGGGCTGGCCTGGCGCATTGTGCAGGGCGATGTTCCGGAAGTGATGAAAGATTGCACCATCTACTCGCTGGATATCGGTTCGCTGCTTGCGGGTACCAAATACCGTGGTGATTTTGAAAAACGTTTCAAAGCGCTGCTAAAACAGCTGGAACAAGACACCAGTAGCATCCTGTTTATTGATGAAATTCACACCATTATCGGTGCGGGTGCCGCTTCCGGTGGCCAGGTGGATGCCGCTAACCTGATCAAACCGTTGCTCTCCAGCGGGAAAATCCGCGTGATGGGTTCAACTACCTATCAGGAGTTCAGCAACATCTTTGAGAAGGACCGTGCGCTGGCGCGTCGTTTCCAGAAGATCGACATTACCGAACCTTCTGTCGAAGAAACCGTGCAGATTCTTAACGGTCTGAAACCGAAGTATGAAGCTCACCATGATGTGCGTTATACCGCGAAGGCGGTGCGTGCAGCCGTGGAACTGGCGGTGAAATACATCAACGATCGTCATCTGCCGGATAAGGCGATTGACGTGATCGATGAAGCCGGTGCGCGTGCGCGCCTGGTGCCGGTGAGTAAGCGTAAGAAAACGGTCAATGTGTCTGATATTGAATCTGTGGTGGCACGTATTGCGCGTATCCCAGAGCAAAGTGTGTCAGCCACCGATCGCGACACGCTGAAAAATCTCGGCGATCGTCTGAAAATGCTGGTGTTTGGCCAGGATAACGCGATTGAAGCACTGACTGAAGCCATCAAGATGAGCCGTGCCGGTCTCGGTCAGGATCGTAAACCGGTGGGGTCATTCCTGTTTGCTGGTCCAACCGGCGTCGGTAAAACCGAGGTGACGGTTCAGCTGGCGAAAGCCCTGGGGATTGAGCTGCTGCGTTTCGATATGTCCGAGTATATGGAACGCCACACCGTTAGCCGTTTGATCGGTGCACCTCCGGGATATGTTGGTTTCGATCAGGGTGGTTTGCTCACCGATGCGGTGATTAAGCATCCACATGCGGTGGTGCTGCTGGATGAAATCGAGAAAGCGCACCCGGATGTCTTTAACCTGCTGTTGCAGGTGATGGATAACGGCATGCTGACCGATAACAACGGCCGCAAAGCGGACTTCCGCAATGTGGTGCTGGTGATGACCACCAACGCCGGTGTTCGCGAAACTGAACGTAAGTCGATTGGTTTGATTCAGCAGGACAACAGCACCGACGCGATGGAAGAGATCAAAAAGATCTTTACGCCAGAGTTCCGCAACCGTCTGGATAACATTATCTGGTTCCGTCATCTGGATACCGCGGTGATCCATCAGGTGGTGGATAAGTTCATCGTCGAGTTGCAAGCGCAACTGGATGCAAAAGGCGTCTCGCTGGAAGTCAGTGATGATGCTCGTGACTGGCTGGCGGATAAGGGTTATGACAAAGCGATGGGTGCCCGTCCAATGGCACGTGCGGTGCAGGAGAATCTGAAGAAACCACTGGCTAACGAACTGCTGTTTGGTTCATTAGTGGATGGCGGTTCAGTCTCGGTGGCGCTGGATAAAGAAAAAAACCAGTTGACCTACCATTTCCTGAGTGCGGAAAAACGCAAAACCGAAGGGACTGTGCACTGA
- the clpS gene encoding ATP-dependent Clp protease adapter ClpS produces MANTNDWLNFEHLAEDKVREGLKPPSMYKVILNNDDYTPMEFVIDVLQKFFSYDVERATQLMLKVHYHGKAICGVFTAEVAETKVAQVNNYARENEHPLLCTLEKA; encoded by the coding sequence ATGGCAAACACAAACGACTGGCTTAATTTTGAACATTTAGCCGAAGATAAAGTACGCGAAGGGTTAAAGCCGCCTTCGATGTATAAAGTCATTCTGAATAATGACGATTATACACCTATGGAATTTGTTATTGACGTTCTGCAAAAGTTCTTTTCTTATGATGTTGAACGTGCAACGCAACTGATGTTGAAAGTTCACTACCACGGAAAGGCGATTTGTGGTGTATTCACTGCAGAAGTGGCGGAAACCAAAGTCGCCCAGGTGAACAATTACGCACGAGAGAATGAACATCCGTTGCTGTGTACGCTGGAAAAAGCCTGA
- the cspD gene encoding cold shock-like protein CspD, whose protein sequence is METGTVKWFNNAKGFGFICPIGGGDDIFAHYSTIQMEGYRTLKAGQQVQFDVHEGPKGNHASLIVPCEVTQVA, encoded by the coding sequence ATGGAGACGGGTACTGTTAAATGGTTCAACAACGCCAAGGGCTTCGGCTTTATCTGTCCGATTGGCGGCGGCGACGATATCTTCGCACACTACTCCACGATTCAGATGGAGGGATACAGAACGCTGAAGGCCGGCCAGCAGGTTCAGTTCGATGTCCATGAAGGGCCAAAAGGCAATCACGCCAGCTTGATTGTGCCCTGTGAAGTCACGCAAGTCGCCTGA
- a CDS encoding ATP-dependent nuclease, producing the protein MFLEHIDIRGFRGINRLSLPLTDTNLLIGENAWGKSSLLDALTLLLAPAAEPYQFTEHDFHFPPGDLEARLRQLQLVFRFRAQAGDDEAVFQPFWQRDENGRFIRFSTRARRNEHGVKTTWRFIDQNGDVLAMEGTEAALAHLRAFYPVLRLRDARFGRRGRHSSIDADRRATTLSELSQEVEKLTRDLVVQPQNLSDDLLRQGLHTMQQLLEHYFLVQQPGVSAARVAPELRDGSQGWRSLDKLNHLIAGTESRSRKVILLRMFSLLIQAHGNEALPPGAHPLLLVEDPETRLHPIMLSVAWNLLDLMPLQKITTTNSGELLSQVPLENICRLVREPTRVAAWRIGPEGLSAEESRRIGFHIRVNRPSALFARCWLLVEGETEVWIINELARQRGYHFAAEGVKVIEFAQSGLKPLLKFARRMGIAWHVLTDGDEAGNKYAASARSQLQEHERQDDHLTQFPAPDIEHFLYKQGFSDVYHDMAHLPLNVPMNARRIITKAIHHSSKPELAIAVAMAAAERGPQAIPALLDQLFARVMWLARGRAD; encoded by the coding sequence ATGTTTCTGGAACATATCGATATTCGCGGTTTTCGTGGCATCAATCGGCTGTCGTTGCCACTCACTGATACCAATCTGCTGATTGGTGAAAATGCCTGGGGTAAATCCAGCCTGCTGGATGCGCTGACACTATTACTGGCGCCTGCGGCTGAACCTTATCAATTTACCGAACATGACTTTCACTTCCCACCGGGCGATCTGGAAGCCCGTCTGCGTCAGCTGCAACTGGTGTTTCGCTTTCGTGCACAAGCGGGCGATGACGAAGCGGTGTTCCAGCCTTTCTGGCAGCGTGATGAAAACGGGCGCTTTATCCGCTTTAGCACCCGTGCGCGCCGCAATGAGCATGGCGTGAAAACCACCTGGCGCTTCATCGACCAAAATGGCGATGTGCTGGCGATGGAAGGCACTGAGGCGGCGCTGGCGCATCTGCGTGCCTTCTATCCAGTGCTCAGACTACGCGATGCGCGCTTTGGCCGGCGTGGACGACACAGCAGCATCGATGCGGATCGCCGGGCTACGACGCTGAGTGAATTGTCACAGGAAGTCGAGAAATTAACCCGGGATTTGGTCGTGCAGCCACAGAATTTAAGTGACGATTTACTGCGTCAGGGCTTGCACACCATGCAGCAATTGCTGGAGCACTACTTTCTTGTGCAGCAACCGGGGGTCAGCGCGGCGCGTGTCGCACCTGAATTGCGCGACGGTTCGCAAGGCTGGCGCTCACTCGACAAGCTTAACCACCTGATTGCCGGAACGGAATCACGCAGTCGCAAGGTTATTTTATTGCGCATGTTCTCTTTACTGATTCAGGCGCACGGCAATGAAGCGCTGCCGCCGGGCGCTCACCCATTGCTGCTGGTGGAGGATCCGGAAACGCGACTGCATCCGATTATGCTGTCAGTGGCGTGGAATCTGCTGGATTTAATGCCGCTGCAAAAAATCACCACCACCAATTCGGGGGAGCTGTTATCTCAGGTGCCGTTGGAGAATATTTGTCGCCTGGTGCGTGAACCCACACGCGTTGCGGCATGGCGGATTGGTCCTGAAGGATTGAGCGCAGAGGAGAGCCGCCGTATTGGATTTCATATCCGCGTGAATCGCCCCTCGGCACTCTTTGCCCGCTGCTGGTTACTGGTGGAGGGAGAAACGGAAGTGTGGATCATCAATGAACTGGCACGGCAGCGCGGCTACCATTTTGCGGCCGAAGGGGTCAAAGTCATCGAATTTGCGCAGTCTGGTCTTAAGCCGCTGTTGAAGTTTGCCAGACGCATGGGCATCGCCTGGCATGTGTTAACGGATGGCGATGAAGCGGGCAATAAGTATGCAGCCAGCGCCCGGAGCCAACTGCAGGAGCATGAACGGCAAGACGATCATCTGACGCAGTTCCCGGCCCCGGATATAGAACATTTTCTCTATAAGCAGGGGTTCAGCGATGTTTATCACGACATGGCGCACCTGCCGTTAAACGTGCCGATGAATGCGCGGCGTATTATTACCAAAGCGATTCATCACAGCTCGAAACCCGAGCTGGCGATTGCGGTAGCCATGGCGGCGGCAGAGCGTGGGCCGCAGGCGATTCCCGCCTTGCTGGATCAGTTGTTTGCTCGCGTGATGTGGTTAGCACGCGGACGGGCGGATTGA